The proteins below come from a single Limosilactobacillus reuteri genomic window:
- a CDS encoding tRNA (adenine(22)-N(1))-methyltransferase, giving the protein MDEKHLSARLACVASLVPAGARVADIGSDHAYLPAALVLDGKIDFAIAGEVVKGPYENAVREIKDHRLEGRVIPRLADGLAAIEPADKVDTITIAGMGGSLIASILEKDKNQLTGIKRLVLQPNVGESQLREWLMNNYYQIMNEKIIEEDNHIYEIIVAEPSVVPFRYSKYELDFGPFLLENKGPAFRKKWQEYLQREAHVIDQMQKAQQPPVKKINEINEFLSQVKEAIADDNR; this is encoded by the coding sequence GTGGATGAAAAGCACTTATCAGCACGTCTGGCATGTGTTGCTTCCCTTGTTCCAGCAGGTGCGCGGGTGGCTGATATTGGTTCTGACCATGCATATTTACCAGCCGCATTAGTGTTAGATGGTAAAATTGATTTTGCAATTGCTGGAGAAGTAGTAAAGGGTCCTTATGAAAATGCCGTTCGTGAAATAAAAGACCACCGATTAGAAGGCCGGGTTATCCCACGTTTGGCAGACGGTTTAGCAGCGATTGAACCAGCAGATAAAGTCGATACAATTACGATTGCCGGAATGGGCGGGAGTTTGATTGCTTCGATTTTAGAGAAAGACAAGAATCAGTTAACAGGAATTAAGCGACTTGTCCTTCAACCGAATGTAGGGGAAAGTCAGTTGCGTGAATGGTTAATGAATAATTATTACCAAATAATGAACGAAAAAATAATTGAAGAAGACAATCATATTTATGAGATTATCGTTGCTGAGCCATCAGTTGTCCCATTTAGATACAGTAAGTATGAGCTTGATTTTGGACCATTTTTATTGGAAAACAAAGGACCTGCTTTTAGGAAAAAATGGCAAGAATATCTTCAACGTGAAGCCCATGTTATTGATCAGATGCAAAAGGCTCAACAGCCACCAGTAAAAAAGATTAATGAGATAAACGAGTTTTTATCACAAGTAAAGGAAGCGATCGCCGATGACAACCGGTAA
- the istA gene encoding IS21 family transposase: MRKDVYERMRYFVLEKIKPNYSAIARQYGVDPRTVKAAYLRAQSGETAVVRKRRSRRSKLDGYQDIIEDKYTAGCSARSIYDFIVEKGFTGKYTIVKEYCRRFRKTQTKKATIRVEHTIGLSAQVDWKEQVTMTDQNGVPHTFSIFLYVLPYSKFKFLRLTLDQKQDTLFKCLFEAFKATGGIPKEIWFDNMSTVVDHKLSDFHHHRFNERFLSFSHDAGFQPIACRPFRPQTKGCVEALARTMGRLKPYDGEFSTINNLNDIVNRLAKRLNHEKSQSNNQKPVELWAKEKEHFRSLNYDLTRYFDSVQTRKVSRDSMIRFQNHQYSVSPNYIGKEVEIKPTTDGKAIHIFYQGVEIQKHDLTNKQFNYDPHDKHAILKSDLMEDKTDEEINQYMLNNLSIYDQIGE; this comes from the coding sequence ATGCGAAAAGACGTTTACGAAAGGATGAGATATTTTGTGTTAGAAAAGATAAAACCAAATTATTCTGCCATTGCACGGCAATATGGTGTTGATCCACGAACCGTAAAGGCGGCCTATTTAAGAGCTCAGAGTGGTGAAACAGCAGTCGTTAGGAAGCGGCGAAGCCGTCGTAGTAAGCTAGACGGATATCAAGATATCATTGAGGATAAGTACACGGCAGGCTGTTCTGCCAGATCAATTTATGACTTTATCGTTGAAAAAGGCTTTACCGGTAAATACACAATCGTTAAAGAATACTGTCGTCGGTTTCGCAAAACACAAACTAAGAAAGCTACGATTAGAGTTGAGCATACGATTGGCTTAAGTGCTCAAGTTGATTGGAAAGAACAAGTTACCATGACTGACCAGAATGGCGTCCCACATACTTTCAGTATTTTCTTATATGTCCTACCTTATTCAAAATTTAAGTTCTTAAGACTAACTCTAGATCAGAAGCAGGATACTCTATTCAAATGCTTATTTGAAGCCTTTAAGGCTACTGGTGGTATTCCTAAAGAAATTTGGTTTGATAATATGTCAACTGTCGTTGACCATAAATTGAGTGACTTTCATCATCATCGATTTAACGAACGGTTCCTATCATTTAGTCATGATGCGGGATTCCAGCCAATCGCTTGTCGTCCATTTAGACCACAAACCAAAGGTTGTGTTGAGGCCTTGGCAAGAACAATGGGACGATTAAAGCCTTACGATGGAGAATTCAGTACCATCAATAACTTGAATGATATCGTTAATCGATTAGCTAAACGACTTAACCATGAGAAGTCACAAAGTAATAATCAGAAGCCAGTTGAATTATGGGCAAAAGAAAAAGAGCATTTCCGGTCTCTCAATTACGATCTCACAAGGTACTTCGACAGCGTCCAAACTAGAAAAGTATCGCGAGATTCAATGATTAGATTTCAAAACCATCAATACTCTGTTTCCCCTAATTATATCGGAAAAGAGGTTGAAATTAAACCAACTACTGATGGTAAAGCTATTCATATTTTCTATCAAGGCGTTGAAATTCAGAAACATGATTTAACTAACAAGCAGTTTAATTACGATCCGCACGATAAACATGCCATTCTAAAAAGTGATTTGATGGAAGATAAAACGGATGAAGAAATTAATCAGTATATGCTTAACAACCTCAGTATTTATGATCAGATTGGGGAATAA
- the istB gene encoding IS21-like element helper ATPase IstB, whose translation MNQYQKLIDNLTKLNLHHMAASITDYRQQVNDSQISFSEALLELTDKEIAYQQQESLKRRIKRARFPIIKRLNEFDYQFQPSINQQQIAEFATMSFLDNQENIIFIGSPGVGKTHLVIGLGIEACRQGVRTLFINCHELILRLKAAQEKQHLERVMRRYERYDLLIIDELGYLPITADEAKLLFQLINGRYERKSTIITTNVPLSSWGTVLHSTATAEAILDRLVYHSHVIKIKGKSYRLASVNP comes from the coding sequence ATGAATCAGTATCAAAAACTAATTGATAATTTAACGAAGTTAAATTTACATCATATGGCTGCATCAATTACGGATTATCGGCAACAAGTCAATGACAGCCAAATCAGCTTTAGTGAAGCACTATTAGAATTAACCGATAAGGAGATTGCCTATCAGCAACAAGAAAGCCTAAAGAGAAGAATCAAACGTGCTAGATTTCCGATTATTAAACGACTAAATGAGTTTGATTATCAATTTCAACCTTCGATTAACCAGCAGCAAATCGCTGAGTTTGCGACCATGTCATTTCTGGATAATCAAGAGAATATTATCTTTATTGGCAGCCCTGGCGTAGGTAAAACGCATCTGGTAATTGGTCTTGGCATCGAAGCATGCCGGCAAGGTGTACGAACACTATTTATTAATTGCCATGAATTAATCCTTAGATTGAAGGCGGCGCAAGAAAAGCAACATTTAGAGCGCGTAATGCGCCGATATGAAAGATATGACCTGTTAATCATTGATGAATTAGGCTATTTACCAATAACGGCGGATGAAGCGAAACTATTGTTTCAACTAATAAATGGCCGCTATGAACGTAAATCAACGATCATAACGACCAATGTACCATTATCAAGTTGGGGAACCGTCCTTCATAGCACGGCGACTGCAGAAGCAATTTTAGACCGCCTTGTCTATCACTCACATGTAATTAAGATCAAGGGAAAGTCATACCGTTTAGCATCGGTCAATCCCTAA
- a CDS encoding aminotransferase class I/II-fold pyridoxal phosphate-dependent enzyme: MPELSADLYGTVSHKLDALQPSGIREFNKEVSKIPGIIKLTLGEPDMATPEHVKQAAIRSIEEDDSHYAPQMGKPELLEAISDYIQNTRDVHYDPQTEIIATVGATEALDATLFAILNTGDKVVVPTPIFSLYFPLIEMTGATVVQVDTSADNFVLTPEKLEEVLEEEGKGVKAVILNYPSNPTGREYPQEVLAGLAEVIKKHHLYAIADEIYSELVYGVEHYSIATMIPERTIFISGLSKSHAMTGYRLGYVAAPAKIMANISKMHAFLVTTVTNNVQVAAAEALTNGLNDPLEFRKIYQHRRDLLVAGLKKLGFEMLTPEGAFYLFAKIPAQFGTDDVAFAKQLAKEAKVGVTPGSAFGKGGDGYVRLSYASSDENLTEAIKRIGEFLDHLA; the protein is encoded by the coding sequence ATGCCAGAATTATCTGCTGATTTATATGGAACTGTTAGTCACAAGTTAGATGCGTTACAGCCATCAGGTATCCGTGAATTCAATAAAGAAGTTTCAAAGATCCCAGGAATTATTAAATTAACATTAGGAGAACCAGACATGGCAACTCCTGAACACGTTAAGCAAGCAGCCATTAGAAGTATTGAGGAAGATGATTCTCACTATGCTCCTCAAATGGGAAAGCCAGAATTACTTGAAGCAATCAGTGATTATATTCAGAATACTCGTGATGTGCACTATGATCCGCAAACGGAAATAATTGCGACTGTGGGAGCAACCGAAGCCCTCGATGCAACCTTATTTGCAATCCTTAATACTGGAGACAAAGTTGTGGTTCCGACCCCGATTTTCTCTCTATATTTCCCATTAATTGAAATGACAGGAGCAACAGTTGTTCAGGTTGATACTTCAGCAGATAATTTTGTTCTAACTCCAGAAAAGCTTGAAGAAGTTCTTGAAGAAGAGGGAAAAGGCGTCAAAGCTGTTATCCTTAACTACCCAAGTAACCCAACTGGTCGTGAATATCCTCAAGAAGTTCTAGCAGGATTAGCTGAAGTAATTAAGAAGCATCATTTATATGCGATTGCTGATGAAATCTATAGCGAACTAGTCTATGGGGTAGAGCACTATTCAATTGCTACTATGATTCCAGAGCGGACAATTTTTATCTCTGGACTCTCAAAATCTCACGCAATGACTGGTTACCGTTTAGGATATGTTGCAGCTCCGGCTAAGATCATGGCTAATATTTCAAAGATGCATGCCTTCTTAGTCACAACCGTAACTAATAACGTTCAAGTTGCAGCGGCTGAAGCACTGACAAATGGTTTAAATGATCCATTAGAATTTCGAAAGATTTACCAGCATCGTCGCGATTTACTTGTTGCCGGTCTTAAGAAATTAGGCTTTGAAATGTTAACTCCTGAAGGGGCATTTTACCTTTTTGCTAAGATTCCAGCTCAATTTGGAACTGACGATGTTGCCTTTGCAAAGCAGCTTGCTAAAGAAGCAAAGGTTGGAGTAACACCAGGTAGTGCATTTGGTAAGGGTGGCGATGGTTATGTTCGTCTGTCATATGCCTCCTCTGATGAAAACCTAACAGAAGCTATTAAACGAATTGGTGAATTTTTAGACCATCTTGCGTAA
- the rpoD gene encoding RNA polymerase sigma factor RpoD, with the protein MAKSKKKDIVISNSANFDQQEYDTAVGKLIRNYKKQKQIEYDELTTKIAKPFELNADGIDNLLQNIEDAGISVVDENGDPDPRALKATEKFSQSAMKDTSAPTGVKINDPVRMYLKEIGRVNLLTADEEVQLALRIEKGDEVAKQELAEANLRLVVSIAKRYVGRGMQFLDLIQEGNMGLMKAVEKFDYRRGFKFSTYATWWIRQAITRAIADQARTIRIPVHMVETINKLIRIQRQLLQDLGREPLPEEIGAEMDMPTEKVRNILKIAQEPVSLETPIGEEDDSHLGDFIEDQDATSPADHAAYEMMKKQLENVLDTLTDREENVLRLRFGLDDGRTRTLEEVGKVFGVTRERIRQIEAKALRKLRHPSRSKQLKDFLE; encoded by the coding sequence ATGGCAAAAAGCAAAAAAAAAGACATTGTTATTTCTAACAGCGCCAATTTTGACCAACAAGAATATGACACCGCAGTTGGTAAGTTAATTCGTAATTACAAGAAGCAAAAGCAGATTGAGTACGATGAATTAACTACTAAAATTGCTAAACCATTTGAATTGAACGCTGATGGGATTGACAATTTACTTCAAAATATTGAAGATGCCGGAATTAGTGTTGTCGATGAAAATGGGGATCCAGATCCTCGTGCTTTAAAGGCTACTGAAAAATTCTCACAATCTGCTATGAAGGATACATCAGCTCCAACTGGAGTTAAAATTAATGATCCTGTGCGGATGTATTTGAAGGAAATTGGTCGTGTAAATCTTTTGACGGCTGATGAAGAAGTTCAGCTTGCTTTACGGATTGAAAAAGGTGATGAAGTAGCTAAACAAGAATTAGCTGAGGCTAACTTACGGTTAGTTGTTTCAATTGCAAAGCGTTATGTTGGCCGTGGAATGCAGTTTCTTGACTTAATCCAGGAAGGTAACATGGGACTTATGAAAGCCGTTGAAAAATTCGATTACCGGCGAGGATTTAAGTTCTCTACTTATGCTACCTGGTGGATTCGTCAGGCTATTACACGGGCAATTGCTGACCAAGCACGGACAATTCGGATTCCGGTTCATATGGTTGAAACTATTAATAAATTGATCCGGATTCAACGGCAATTACTTCAAGATTTAGGACGTGAGCCGTTACCCGAAGAAATTGGTGCAGAAATGGATATGCCAACTGAAAAAGTACGGAATATTCTTAAAATTGCCCAAGAACCAGTTTCACTTGAAACGCCTATTGGTGAAGAGGATGATTCTCATTTAGGGGACTTTATTGAAGATCAAGATGCAACAAGTCCAGCTGACCATGCTGCTTATGAAATGATGAAGAAGCAACTTGAAAATGTGCTGGATACGTTAACCGATCGTGAAGAAAATGTTCTGCGGCTTCGTTTTGGTTTAGATGATGGTCGGACACGGACCCTTGAAGAAGTCGGAAAAGTCTTCGGGGTAACGCGGGAACGGATTCGTCAGATTGAAGCTAAGGCGCTTCGGAAATTACGTCACCCATCACGTTCTAAGCAATTAAAAGATTTCTTAGAATAA
- the dnaG gene encoding DNA primase: MAKIPRNVIDEIRNSVDIGDVIGRYVQLHQAGKNLIGLCPFHDEKTPSFSVNEEKQFFYCFGCHRSGNVFQFLMELKHIDFVDAVKEIANDSNIKIPEQYVSVPAKPLNNENRQLFDLHDKAAKLYHHILVNTPAGQVALNYLKKRGMSEELIEQFGLGYAPDQRILKPFFQQQKVDYQLLRKSGLFSEDQQGELRDRFIERIMYPIKNGQGQVIAFSGRLIDTSKTNLPKYLNSPETPIFNKRRTLFNFDVARKAARKDGRLYLFEGFMDVISAFAAGIENGIASMGTSFTEEQVAIIGRATRQLDICYDGDQPGQNAIDRAISLVNDHRPNQLQVKVVQLPAGIDPDEYVQKYGPQQFNAYLTNKEETTTEFYLRFLRNGKNLDNQNELMQYLNQALKVIAQVQAPLEEDMYLQRLAGEFKLDRQTLKTQLDQLRQQLGIHNQPWIKQQPSLARHQQFQQTSEEEQQKIKLSRTELAEQILLRYMLYDREVWMHVTADHNFHFAHEKYQTLYLLAASYFSENGSYSTADFLDYLDESSLQGTLGQIENLNVDQEVDMRAIDDCIHMIVEQTPLAAQIADKQAQLKEANSLHNTELATQLTIELVKLLKQQQRLKTEETN, encoded by the coding sequence ATGGCAAAGATACCGCGTAATGTAATTGATGAAATACGAAATTCAGTTGATATTGGTGATGTAATTGGGCGCTATGTCCAACTGCATCAGGCTGGAAAAAATCTAATTGGGTTATGTCCCTTTCATGATGAAAAGACCCCCTCTTTTTCGGTGAATGAGGAAAAACAATTTTTCTATTGTTTTGGATGTCACCGGAGCGGAAATGTATTTCAATTTTTGATGGAGTTAAAGCATATCGATTTTGTCGATGCAGTTAAGGAGATCGCTAACGATAGTAATATCAAGATTCCTGAACAATATGTTAGCGTTCCGGCTAAACCATTAAATAACGAGAATCGACAGCTGTTTGATCTTCATGATAAAGCGGCTAAACTTTATCACCATATATTGGTAAATACACCGGCTGGGCAAGTTGCACTTAATTATTTAAAAAAACGGGGAATGAGTGAGGAGCTGATTGAACAATTTGGTTTAGGCTATGCTCCTGATCAGCGAATATTGAAGCCTTTCTTCCAACAGCAAAAGGTTGATTACCAATTGCTAAGAAAAAGTGGACTTTTTAGTGAAGATCAACAAGGAGAGTTGCGAGACCGGTTTATTGAACGGATAATGTATCCAATAAAAAATGGTCAAGGGCAGGTAATTGCTTTTTCTGGGCGATTAATTGATACCAGTAAAACAAATTTACCCAAATATTTAAATAGTCCTGAGACACCGATTTTCAATAAACGGCGAACATTATTTAATTTTGATGTTGCACGAAAAGCGGCACGTAAAGATGGTCGATTATACTTATTTGAGGGATTTATGGATGTAATCTCGGCCTTTGCTGCAGGGATCGAAAATGGAATCGCTTCAATGGGAACTAGTTTTACCGAAGAGCAAGTAGCGATTATTGGTCGAGCAACTAGGCAATTAGACATTTGCTACGATGGAGATCAACCGGGACAAAATGCAATTGACCGTGCAATTAGCCTCGTTAATGATCATCGACCTAATCAGTTGCAGGTAAAGGTTGTCCAATTGCCGGCTGGGATCGATCCAGATGAATATGTTCAAAAGTATGGACCACAGCAATTCAATGCCTATCTTACGAATAAGGAAGAAACAACAACAGAATTTTACCTGCGCTTTTTAAGAAACGGGAAAAATTTAGATAATCAGAATGAACTAATGCAATATCTTAACCAAGCGCTGAAGGTAATTGCTCAGGTTCAAGCTCCCTTAGAAGAAGATATGTACTTGCAACGGTTGGCAGGTGAGTTCAAGTTAGATCGACAAACCTTAAAAACGCAGTTAGATCAATTGCGACAACAACTAGGAATTCATAATCAGCCATGGATTAAGCAACAGCCTTCACTAGCTCGTCATCAACAGTTTCAACAAACTAGTGAAGAAGAACAGCAAAAAATTAAACTTAGTAGGACTGAATTAGCGGAACAGATCTTATTAAGGTACATGCTATATGATCGTGAAGTATGGATGCATGTGACAGCAGATCACAATTTTCATTTTGCACATGAGAAATATCAAACTTTGTATTTATTAGCAGCAAGTTATTTTTCTGAAAATGGCTCGTATTCAACTGCTGACTTTCTTGATTATTTAGATGAAAGTAGTTTACAAGGTACTCTTGGGCAAATTGAGAATTTAAATGTTGACCAAGAAGTTGATATGCGAGCAATTGATGATTGTATCCATATGATCGTAGAACAAACACCGTTAGCTGCGCAAATTGCAGATAAGCAAGCCCAGTTAAAAGAAGCTAATTCATTGCATAATACAGAATTAGCTACGCAATTAACGATTGAACTGGTAAAATTATTAAAGCAGCAGCAACGCTTAAAAACGGAGGAGACTAATTAA
- the glyS gene encoding glycine--tRNA ligase subunit beta, with protein MANTYLLEVGVEEMPAHVVTPSIKQLHERVEKYLKEQRITFDDIQEFATPRRMALLIHGLSDKQPDIDESVKGPAKKIAQDADGNWTKAAIGFTRGQGASVEDIEFKEVKGVEYVFVEKHIAGKTVAEVLQGLPTVITSMNFPTLMKWGYNNLQFIRPIRWLVSLLNDEVVPFNILDVEAGRETQGHRFLGHPVEIAKADDYEETLNNDFVIADQTKRKNLIKDQITKIINENNWQVDWDEDLLEEVNNLVEWPTAFAGSFDEKYLALPDPVLITSMKDNQRFFCVRDKDGNLLSHFISVRNGNTDYLDNVIKGNERVLVPRLEDAQFFYQEDQKLTIDEYVERLKKVSFHDKISSMYDKMQRVAVIANVLGKQLNLSDEELADLDRAAHIYKFDLTTQMVGEFAELQGIMGEIYAKLFGEKDDVATAIREHYMPISAEGELPQTKIGAVLAIADKLDSIMSFFAVDMIPSGSNDPYALRRQAFGIVRIIADRGWNLPLLSIQSEIAPAFENAEINVSFDLNKNSDEVRSFFLDRIKQLFHGQKVRHDIIDAATDTHQNDIANILEAIQTIDDHKDDDNFKEDIEALTRVLRIAKKDKRPVSELVVDPNLFENPSEAKMHTAVSELIKENQQTVSENFAALRTLTPIISEYFDENMIMDKNEDIRNNRLAQLSILANQASLIGNLDNLIVK; from the coding sequence ATGGCAAATACATACTTATTAGAAGTCGGTGTTGAAGAAATGCCTGCTCACGTTGTAACACCAAGTATTAAACAGTTACACGAACGAGTAGAAAAGTACCTTAAAGAACAACGGATTACTTTTGATGATATTCAAGAATTCGCTACTCCACGACGGATGGCATTACTAATCCATGGCTTAAGTGATAAGCAACCTGATATTGATGAATCAGTTAAGGGCCCTGCAAAAAAGATTGCGCAAGATGCTGATGGTAATTGGACCAAAGCTGCAATTGGTTTTACCCGGGGACAAGGTGCCTCTGTTGAAGATATTGAATTCAAAGAAGTAAAAGGCGTTGAATATGTTTTTGTTGAAAAGCATATTGCTGGAAAAACTGTTGCTGAAGTTCTTCAAGGATTACCAACAGTTATTACTTCGATGAATTTCCCAACCTTGATGAAGTGGGGCTACAATAACTTACAATTTATTCGTCCGATTCGGTGGCTAGTTTCATTATTAAATGATGAAGTCGTTCCATTTAATATTTTGGACGTTGAAGCTGGTCGAGAAACACAAGGCCACCGGTTCTTAGGCCATCCAGTTGAAATTGCTAAGGCTGATGATTATGAGGAAACCTTAAATAATGATTTCGTTATTGCTGATCAAACAAAGCGAAAGAATTTAATTAAGGATCAAATTACTAAGATTATTAATGAGAACAACTGGCAAGTTGATTGGGATGAGGACTTACTAGAAGAAGTTAATAACCTAGTTGAATGGCCAACTGCCTTTGCTGGATCTTTTGATGAGAAGTACTTAGCATTACCTGACCCGGTCCTAATTACTTCCATGAAGGATAACCAACGATTCTTCTGTGTACGGGATAAAGATGGTAACCTCTTATCGCACTTTATTTCTGTTCGCAACGGTAACACAGACTACCTTGATAATGTTATTAAAGGAAATGAACGGGTTCTTGTTCCTCGTCTTGAAGATGCTCAATTCTTCTATCAAGAAGATCAGAAGTTGACAATTGATGAATATGTGGAACGACTTAAGAAAGTTAGCTTCCATGATAAGATTAGTTCAATGTATGACAAAATGCAGCGGGTCGCAGTGATTGCGAATGTTCTTGGTAAGCAACTAAATCTTTCAGATGAAGAACTAGCAGACCTTGATCGAGCAGCACATATTTATAAATTTGACCTTACTACGCAAATGGTGGGTGAATTCGCAGAGTTGCAAGGAATTATGGGTGAAATTTATGCTAAGCTATTCGGTGAAAAAGATGATGTTGCCACAGCTATTCGTGAACACTACATGCCAATCTCTGCAGAAGGAGAATTGCCACAAACTAAGATTGGCGCGGTCTTAGCAATTGCCGATAAACTTGACAGTATCATGAGCTTCTTTGCAGTTGATATGATTCCAAGCGGTTCAAATGACCCTTATGCTTTACGTCGGCAGGCATTTGGAATTGTCCGGATCATCGCCGATCGTGGTTGGAACCTTCCATTATTAAGTATTCAATCAGAAATTGCCCCTGCCTTTGAAAACGCTGAAATCAATGTTTCTTTTGATTTGAATAAAAATAGTGATGAAGTCCGTTCGTTCTTCTTGGACCGGATTAAGCAATTATTCCATGGTCAAAAGGTTCGTCACGATATCATTGATGCAGCTACCGATACTCATCAAAATGATATTGCTAATATCCTTGAAGCTATTCAAACTATTGATGATCATAAGGATGATGATAACTTTAAAGAAGATATTGAAGCTCTTACCCGGGTATTACGGATTGCAAAGAAGGATAAACGTCCAGTTAGTGAGCTTGTAGTAGATCCTAATTTATTTGAGAACCCATCTGAGGCTAAGATGCATACTGCTGTTTCAGAATTGATTAAGGAAAATCAACAGACAGTAAGTGAAAACTTTGCAGCCTTACGGACTTTAACACCAATAATTAGTGAATATTTTGATGAAAATATGATTATGGATAAGAATGAAGATATTCGTAATAATCGTTTGGCCCAATTAAGTATTTTGGCTAATCAAGCATCATTAATTGGTAACTTGGATAACTTGATTGTAAAATAA
- the glyQ gene encoding glycine--tRNA ligase subunit alpha — protein MTKKLTVQDIIFTLEQYWADQGCMLMQAYDNEKGAGTMSPYTFLRAIGPEPWNVAYVEPSRRPADGRYGENPNRLYQHHQFQVLMKPSPDNIQELYLGSLKKLGIDPLEHDIRFVEDNWENPSMGCAGVGWEVWLDGMEVTQFTYFQVVGELPMSPVAAEVTYGLERLAEYIQNVDSVYDLEWADGVLYGDIFQEPEYEHSKYAFEESNQDMLLQDFNDYEKEAKRLIKLGLVHPAYDYVLKCSHTFNLLDARGAVSVTERAGYLHRIRIMAKSIAKAFVEERRKRGFPLIHDEAVRQKTVEEYTKKAEKAKERAAKQAAKKAQKGEK, from the coding sequence ATGACGAAAAAATTAACCGTGCAAGATATTATCTTTACATTGGAACAATATTGGGCAGATCAAGGCTGTATGTTAATGCAGGCTTATGATAACGAAAAGGGTGCGGGGACAATGAGTCCTTACACTTTCTTGCGGGCAATTGGTCCTGAACCATGGAATGTGGCTTATGTTGAACCTTCACGGCGGCCAGCTGATGGTCGTTATGGTGAAAACCCAAACCGGCTTTACCAACACCACCAATTCCAGGTATTAATGAAGCCTTCTCCTGATAATATTCAAGAATTATACTTAGGAAGTTTGAAAAAGTTAGGGATTGATCCTTTAGAGCATGATATCCGGTTTGTTGAAGATAACTGGGAAAACCCTTCAATGGGCTGTGCCGGTGTTGGTTGGGAAGTTTGGCTTGATGGAATGGAAGTTACTCAATTTACTTACTTCCAAGTCGTTGGAGAGTTGCCAATGAGCCCAGTGGCCGCCGAAGTTACTTATGGACTTGAACGGTTGGCTGAATATATTCAAAATGTTGACTCAGTTTATGACTTAGAGTGGGCGGATGGTGTTCTGTATGGTGATATCTTCCAAGAACCTGAATATGAACATTCTAAGTATGCGTTTGAAGAAAGTAACCAAGATATGCTTCTGCAAGACTTTAATGATTACGAAAAAGAAGCTAAACGTTTAATTAAGCTTGGATTGGTTCACCCAGCTTATGATTATGTTTTAAAGTGTAGTCATACCTTTAACTTGTTAGACGCGCGTGGTGCTGTTTCAGTTACCGAACGTGCTGGTTATCTTCACCGTATTCGAATTATGGCAAAATCAATTGCAAAAGCCTTTGTTGAAGAGCGGCGTAAACGTGGCTTCCCACTGATTCATGACGAAGCAGTTCGCCAAAAAACAGTTGAAGAATATACAAAAAAAGCGGAAAAGGCAAAGGAACGGGCCGCAAAGCAAGCAGCTAAGAAAGCACAAAAGGGGGAAAAGTAA
- the recO gene encoding DNA repair protein RecO: protein MARVTTQFTGIIMYRQDYRERDLLVKMLTDKIGPAMFFVKNAKKRGFRMTADILPFTHGTYIGSLDENGLSFINTASDTSQYKNIASDISKNAYVTYILALVDSAFNDGRSIGGWFNQVAAALDLIEKGLDEQIITNIIETQLLVAFGVAPIWDRCVVCGRNDLALDFSEQYGGMLCQNHWSLDEHRLHLDRKTVYYLQQFATINLQKLNSIRINPATKRRLQQVLDTLYDNEVGLNLKAKRFIRQMNKWEQNIGKLSMND, encoded by the coding sequence ATGGCACGCGTAACCACACAATTTACTGGGATCATTATGTACCGACAGGATTATCGTGAACGCGACCTATTAGTAAAAATGCTCACTGATAAGATTGGGCCGGCAATGTTTTTTGTAAAAAATGCTAAAAAACGTGGCTTTCGGATGACTGCTGATATCCTGCCATTCACCCATGGTACATACATTGGCTCACTTGATGAAAATGGCTTAAGTTTTATTAATACAGCAAGTGATACTAGCCAATACAAGAATATTGCAAGTGACATTAGCAAAAATGCATATGTTACGTATATTTTGGCATTAGTTGACAGTGCTTTTAATGACGGTCGAAGCATTGGTGGCTGGTTTAATCAAGTTGCTGCAGCCTTAGACTTAATCGAAAAAGGATTAGATGAGCAAATAATTACAAATATTATTGAAACACAGCTGTTAGTTGCTTTTGGTGTAGCACCAATTTGGGATCGGTGTGTTGTTTGTGGCCGCAATGATCTGGCTTTAGACTTCTCTGAACAATATGGAGGGATGCTTTGTCAGAATCACTGGTCACTTGATGAACATCGTCTTCACCTTGACCGTAAAACTGTTTATTATCTCCAACAGTTTGCCACAATTAACTTGCAGAAATTGAATTCTATTCGGATTAATCCAGCTACTAAACGACGTCTCCAACAAGTCTTGGATACTCTTTATGATAACGAGGTTGGACTAAACTTGAAGGCAAAACGGTTCATTAGACAAATGAATAAGTGGGAACAAAATATCGGAAAGTTATCAATGAACGATTGA